In a genomic window of Coregonus clupeaformis isolate EN_2021a chromosome 27, ASM2061545v1, whole genome shotgun sequence:
- the cmc4 gene encoding cx9C motif-containing protein 4 has product MPQKDPCQKQACAIQKCLQANKYIESRCEDVIRAMRMCCEHAGENSICCSGFAREQKSSEPKRPGAS; this is encoded by the exons ATGCCACAGAAAGATCCTTGTCAGAAGCAAGCATGCGCAATTCAGAAGTGTTTACAAG CAAACAAGTACATAGAGAGCAGGTGCGAGGATGTGATAAGAGCTATGCGTATGTGCTGTGAGCACGCAGGTGAGAACTCCATCTGCTGCTCAGGGTTCGCTAGGGAACAGAAGTCTTCAGAGCCTAAACGCCCAGGTGCATCCTGA
- the LOC121541810 gene encoding uncharacterized protein LOC121541810 isoform X4: protein MWNDCESVSMVASSEQSQPSSLDTLDSEDTVIISDSPSRKRQRLDTEAKQLVESALTNKTGGERIINEYNRTKSLTDETRRKMVNMLAADMTEMNGTSPPRQVKEMYAKGIVTLFPYLSDPFSKNGYEHYYDGESGTGYLAWRIKTIQRGTAKDRRSSFGESAKGSTGEDMSGGPTVRRESQFVPETALTDDECNKAISLMKHSADADTIKKKMELTFVYRRKMILDPQQSSNILSEFPRFKDVKSLVEQDFVLMFGEDTSSKLLERWPVTFKKKIIKQCRKLPSTSELEELLLAADPPEDGTELDVDFGWDSDLSSVLLLIHLIPPSAQGRKRPGKVSASQAEKHLVVFKKTGTNIQEHLDAITTSAQPYLLAVGVKKNAIHQFFIIIDKNAIPCRSTSSLVAFDELFKAHFVFGTSYNTMLHNMYTFIQTTVYSIDAGKVKESPRVAEIRARLLH from the exons ATGTGGAATGACTGCG AATCTGTCTCCATGGTGGCCTCTTCTGAGCAATCCCAACCATCATCCCTTGATACCTTGGACTCTGAGGATACAGTCATTATTTCAGATAGCCCCTCCAGAAAACGCCAGAGGCTGGATACAGAAGCCAAGCAA TTGGTGGAATCAGCTCTTACCAACAAAACCGGTGGGGAACGTATAATAAATGAATACAACCGAACCAAGTCCTTGACGGATGAAACAAGACGCAAAATGGTGAACATGCTGGCAGCTGACATGACAGAAATGAATGG TACATCTCCACCCAGACAGGTGAAAGAAATGTATGCCAAAGGAATAGTGACCTTATTCCCGTACCTCAGTGACCCATTCTCTAAGAATGGCTAT GAGCATTATTATGATGGCGAGAGTGGAACTGGGTACTTGGCCTGGAGGATTAAAACTATTCAGAGAGGCACCGCCAAAGACAGGCGATCATCATTCGGAG AATCAGCCAAAGGATCAACTGGTGAAGACATGTCTGGAGGACCGACTGTCAGACGAGAATCCCAGTTTGTTCCAGAGACTGCCCTGACTGATGATGAGTGCAACAAAGCAATCTCACTGATGAAACATTCTGCTGATGCAGACACAATCAAGAAGAAAATGGAACTGACGTTTGTGTATCGCCGCAAAATGATCCTCGACCCCCAGCAGTCAAGCAACATACTGTCTGAGTTTCCACGTTTTAAAGACGTCAAAAGCTTG GTTGAACAGGATTTTGTTCTAATGTTCGGAGAGGATACCTCAAGCAAGCTTCTGGAAAGGTGGCCGGTCACGTTCAAGAAAAAGATCATCAAACAATGCAGAAAGCTTCCATCCACAAGTGAGCTTGAAGAACTCTTGCTGGCAGCTGATCCTCCTGAGGATGGCACTGAATTGGATGTTGACTTTG GTTGGGACAGTGATCTGTCATCGGTTTTactgcttatacacctgattccACCCTCCGCTCAGGGTCGGAAGAGACCAGGAAAGGTTTCCGCATCCCAAGCAGAGAAACATCTTGTGGTATTCAAGAAG ACCGGAACAAACATTCAAGAGCATCTCGATGCCATCACTACTAGCGCTCAGCCCTATCTCCTAGCTGTTGGAGTTAAGAAGAATGCAATCCACCAGTTCTTCATCATTATCGACAAGAATGCCATACCTTGCAGGTCAACCTCTTCTCTTGTTGCTTTTGACGAACTATTTAAGGCACATTTTGTGTTTGGCACATCCTACAACACCATGCTCCACAACATGTACACTTTCATCCAAACTACAGTGTACAGCATCGATGCTGGCAAGGTCAAAGAGAGCCCTCGTGTTGCTGAAATCAGGGCGAGGTTACTTCATTAG
- the LOC121541810 gene encoding uncharacterized protein LOC121541810 isoform X3, which yields MWNDCAFAKFGVPAVTEESVSMVASSEQSQPSSLDTLDSEDTVIISDSPSRKRQRLDTEAKQLVESALTNKTGGERIINEYNRTKSLTDETRRKMVNMLAADMTEMNGTSPPRQVKEMYAKGIVTLFPYLSDPFSKNGYEHYYDGESGTGYLAWRIKTIQRGTAKDRRSSFGESAKGSTGEDMSGGPTVRRESQFVPETALTDDECNKAISLMKHSADADTIKKKMELTFVYRRKMILDPQQSSNILSEFPRFKDVKSLVEQDFVLMFGEDTSSKLLERWPVTFKKKIIKQCRKLPSTSELEELLLAADPPEDGTELDVDFGWDSDLSSVLLLIHLIPPSAQGRKRPGKVSASQAEKHLVVFKKTGTNIQEHLDAITTSAQPYLLAVGVKKNAIHQFFIIIDKNAIPCRSTSSLVAFDELFKAHFVFGTSYNTMLHNMYTFIQTTVYSIDAGKVKESPRVAEIRARLLH from the exons ATGTGGAATGACTGCG CATTTGCAAAGTTTGGTGTCCCAGCTGTAACAGAAG AATCTGTCTCCATGGTGGCCTCTTCTGAGCAATCCCAACCATCATCCCTTGATACCTTGGACTCTGAGGATACAGTCATTATTTCAGATAGCCCCTCCAGAAAACGCCAGAGGCTGGATACAGAAGCCAAGCAA TTGGTGGAATCAGCTCTTACCAACAAAACCGGTGGGGAACGTATAATAAATGAATACAACCGAACCAAGTCCTTGACGGATGAAACAAGACGCAAAATGGTGAACATGCTGGCAGCTGACATGACAGAAATGAATGG TACATCTCCACCCAGACAGGTGAAAGAAATGTATGCCAAAGGAATAGTGACCTTATTCCCGTACCTCAGTGACCCATTCTCTAAGAATGGCTAT GAGCATTATTATGATGGCGAGAGTGGAACTGGGTACTTGGCCTGGAGGATTAAAACTATTCAGAGAGGCACCGCCAAAGACAGGCGATCATCATTCGGAG AATCAGCCAAAGGATCAACTGGTGAAGACATGTCTGGAGGACCGACTGTCAGACGAGAATCCCAGTTTGTTCCAGAGACTGCCCTGACTGATGATGAGTGCAACAAAGCAATCTCACTGATGAAACATTCTGCTGATGCAGACACAATCAAGAAGAAAATGGAACTGACGTTTGTGTATCGCCGCAAAATGATCCTCGACCCCCAGCAGTCAAGCAACATACTGTCTGAGTTTCCACGTTTTAAAGACGTCAAAAGCTTG GTTGAACAGGATTTTGTTCTAATGTTCGGAGAGGATACCTCAAGCAAGCTTCTGGAAAGGTGGCCGGTCACGTTCAAGAAAAAGATCATCAAACAATGCAGAAAGCTTCCATCCACAAGTGAGCTTGAAGAACTCTTGCTGGCAGCTGATCCTCCTGAGGATGGCACTGAATTGGATGTTGACTTTG GTTGGGACAGTGATCTGTCATCGGTTTTactgcttatacacctgattccACCCTCCGCTCAGGGTCGGAAGAGACCAGGAAAGGTTTCCGCATCCCAAGCAGAGAAACATCTTGTGGTATTCAAGAAG ACCGGAACAAACATTCAAGAGCATCTCGATGCCATCACTACTAGCGCTCAGCCCTATCTCCTAGCTGTTGGAGTTAAGAAGAATGCAATCCACCAGTTCTTCATCATTATCGACAAGAATGCCATACCTTGCAGGTCAACCTCTTCTCTTGTTGCTTTTGACGAACTATTTAAGGCACATTTTGTGTTTGGCACATCCTACAACACCATGCTCCACAACATGTACACTTTCATCCAAACTACAGTGTACAGCATCGATGCTGGCAAGGTCAAAGAGAGCCCTCGTGTTGCTGAAATCAGGGCGAGGTTACTTCATTAG
- the LOC121541810 gene encoding uncharacterized protein LOC121541810 isoform X1 encodes MWNDCGSMLLKAKLGDVQKFVRITEPNLKDFLIAAFAKFGVPAVTEESVSMVASSEQSQPSSLDTLDSEDTVIISDSPSRKRQRLDTEAKQLVESALTNKTGGERIINEYNRTKSLTDETRRKMVNMLAADMTEMNGTSPPRQVKEMYAKGIVTLFPYLSDPFSKNGYEHYYDGESGTGYLAWRIKTIQRGTAKDRRSSFGESAKGSTGEDMSGGPTVRRESQFVPETALTDDECNKAISLMKHSADADTIKKKMELTFVYRRKMILDPQQSSNILSEFPRFKDVKSLVEQDFVLMFGEDTSSKLLERWPVTFKKKIIKQCRKLPSTSELEELLLAADPPEDGTELDVDFGWDSDLSSVLLLIHLIPPSAQGRKRPGKVSASQAEKHLVVFKKTGTNIQEHLDAITTSAQPYLLAVGVKKNAIHQFFIIIDKNAIPCRSTSSLVAFDELFKAHFVFGTSYNTMLHNMYTFIQTTVYSIDAGKVKESPRVAEIRARLLH; translated from the exons ATGTGGAATGACTGCG GGAGCATGCTGCTTAAAGCTAAACTTGGAGATGTCCAAAAATTTGTCAGAATAACTGAGCCAAATCTGAAAGACTTTTTGATTGCAG CATTTGCAAAGTTTGGTGTCCCAGCTGTAACAGAAG AATCTGTCTCCATGGTGGCCTCTTCTGAGCAATCCCAACCATCATCCCTTGATACCTTGGACTCTGAGGATACAGTCATTATTTCAGATAGCCCCTCCAGAAAACGCCAGAGGCTGGATACAGAAGCCAAGCAA TTGGTGGAATCAGCTCTTACCAACAAAACCGGTGGGGAACGTATAATAAATGAATACAACCGAACCAAGTCCTTGACGGATGAAACAAGACGCAAAATGGTGAACATGCTGGCAGCTGACATGACAGAAATGAATGG TACATCTCCACCCAGACAGGTGAAAGAAATGTATGCCAAAGGAATAGTGACCTTATTCCCGTACCTCAGTGACCCATTCTCTAAGAATGGCTAT GAGCATTATTATGATGGCGAGAGTGGAACTGGGTACTTGGCCTGGAGGATTAAAACTATTCAGAGAGGCACCGCCAAAGACAGGCGATCATCATTCGGAG AATCAGCCAAAGGATCAACTGGTGAAGACATGTCTGGAGGACCGACTGTCAGACGAGAATCCCAGTTTGTTCCAGAGACTGCCCTGACTGATGATGAGTGCAACAAAGCAATCTCACTGATGAAACATTCTGCTGATGCAGACACAATCAAGAAGAAAATGGAACTGACGTTTGTGTATCGCCGCAAAATGATCCTCGACCCCCAGCAGTCAAGCAACATACTGTCTGAGTTTCCACGTTTTAAAGACGTCAAAAGCTTG GTTGAACAGGATTTTGTTCTAATGTTCGGAGAGGATACCTCAAGCAAGCTTCTGGAAAGGTGGCCGGTCACGTTCAAGAAAAAGATCATCAAACAATGCAGAAAGCTTCCATCCACAAGTGAGCTTGAAGAACTCTTGCTGGCAGCTGATCCTCCTGAGGATGGCACTGAATTGGATGTTGACTTTG GTTGGGACAGTGATCTGTCATCGGTTTTactgcttatacacctgattccACCCTCCGCTCAGGGTCGGAAGAGACCAGGAAAGGTTTCCGCATCCCAAGCAGAGAAACATCTTGTGGTATTCAAGAAG ACCGGAACAAACATTCAAGAGCATCTCGATGCCATCACTACTAGCGCTCAGCCCTATCTCCTAGCTGTTGGAGTTAAGAAGAATGCAATCCACCAGTTCTTCATCATTATCGACAAGAATGCCATACCTTGCAGGTCAACCTCTTCTCTTGTTGCTTTTGACGAACTATTTAAGGCACATTTTGTGTTTGGCACATCCTACAACACCATGCTCCACAACATGTACACTTTCATCCAAACTACAGTGTACAGCATCGATGCTGGCAAGGTCAAAGAGAGCCCTCGTGTTGCTGAAATCAGGGCGAGGTTACTTCATTAG
- the LOC121541810 gene encoding uncharacterized protein LOC121541810 isoform X2: MWNDCGSMLLKAKLGDVQKFVRITEPNLKDFLIAESVSMVASSEQSQPSSLDTLDSEDTVIISDSPSRKRQRLDTEAKQLVESALTNKTGGERIINEYNRTKSLTDETRRKMVNMLAADMTEMNGTSPPRQVKEMYAKGIVTLFPYLSDPFSKNGYEHYYDGESGTGYLAWRIKTIQRGTAKDRRSSFGESAKGSTGEDMSGGPTVRRESQFVPETALTDDECNKAISLMKHSADADTIKKKMELTFVYRRKMILDPQQSSNILSEFPRFKDVKSLVEQDFVLMFGEDTSSKLLERWPVTFKKKIIKQCRKLPSTSELEELLLAADPPEDGTELDVDFGWDSDLSSVLLLIHLIPPSAQGRKRPGKVSASQAEKHLVVFKKTGTNIQEHLDAITTSAQPYLLAVGVKKNAIHQFFIIIDKNAIPCRSTSSLVAFDELFKAHFVFGTSYNTMLHNMYTFIQTTVYSIDAGKVKESPRVAEIRARLLH; encoded by the exons ATGTGGAATGACTGCG GGAGCATGCTGCTTAAAGCTAAACTTGGAGATGTCCAAAAATTTGTCAGAATAACTGAGCCAAATCTGAAAGACTTTTTGATTGCAG AATCTGTCTCCATGGTGGCCTCTTCTGAGCAATCCCAACCATCATCCCTTGATACCTTGGACTCTGAGGATACAGTCATTATTTCAGATAGCCCCTCCAGAAAACGCCAGAGGCTGGATACAGAAGCCAAGCAA TTGGTGGAATCAGCTCTTACCAACAAAACCGGTGGGGAACGTATAATAAATGAATACAACCGAACCAAGTCCTTGACGGATGAAACAAGACGCAAAATGGTGAACATGCTGGCAGCTGACATGACAGAAATGAATGG TACATCTCCACCCAGACAGGTGAAAGAAATGTATGCCAAAGGAATAGTGACCTTATTCCCGTACCTCAGTGACCCATTCTCTAAGAATGGCTAT GAGCATTATTATGATGGCGAGAGTGGAACTGGGTACTTGGCCTGGAGGATTAAAACTATTCAGAGAGGCACCGCCAAAGACAGGCGATCATCATTCGGAG AATCAGCCAAAGGATCAACTGGTGAAGACATGTCTGGAGGACCGACTGTCAGACGAGAATCCCAGTTTGTTCCAGAGACTGCCCTGACTGATGATGAGTGCAACAAAGCAATCTCACTGATGAAACATTCTGCTGATGCAGACACAATCAAGAAGAAAATGGAACTGACGTTTGTGTATCGCCGCAAAATGATCCTCGACCCCCAGCAGTCAAGCAACATACTGTCTGAGTTTCCACGTTTTAAAGACGTCAAAAGCTTG GTTGAACAGGATTTTGTTCTAATGTTCGGAGAGGATACCTCAAGCAAGCTTCTGGAAAGGTGGCCGGTCACGTTCAAGAAAAAGATCATCAAACAATGCAGAAAGCTTCCATCCACAAGTGAGCTTGAAGAACTCTTGCTGGCAGCTGATCCTCCTGAGGATGGCACTGAATTGGATGTTGACTTTG GTTGGGACAGTGATCTGTCATCGGTTTTactgcttatacacctgattccACCCTCCGCTCAGGGTCGGAAGAGACCAGGAAAGGTTTCCGCATCCCAAGCAGAGAAACATCTTGTGGTATTCAAGAAG ACCGGAACAAACATTCAAGAGCATCTCGATGCCATCACTACTAGCGCTCAGCCCTATCTCCTAGCTGTTGGAGTTAAGAAGAATGCAATCCACCAGTTCTTCATCATTATCGACAAGAATGCCATACCTTGCAGGTCAACCTCTTCTCTTGTTGCTTTTGACGAACTATTTAAGGCACATTTTGTGTTTGGCACATCCTACAACACCATGCTCCACAACATGTACACTTTCATCCAAACTACAGTGTACAGCATCGATGCTGGCAAGGTCAAAGAGAGCCCTCGTGTTGCTGAAATCAGGGCGAGGTTACTTCATTAG
- the brcc3 gene encoding lys-63-specific deubiquitinase BRCC36, with the protein MAVSAVHLESDAFLVCMSHALSTEKEEVMGLCIGEVDNNRIVHIHSVIILRRSDKRKDRVEISPEQLSSAATEAERLAEMTGRPMRVVGWYHSHPHITVWPSHVDVRTQAMYQMMDQGFVGLIFSCFIEDKNTKTGRVLYTCFQSVQAQKGSEYERIEIPIHVVPHEAIGKVCLESAVELPRILCQEEQDTYRKIHSLTHLDPITKIHNGSVFTKNLCSQMSAVSGPLLQWLEDRLEQNRQSVIELQLEKERLTQELATM; encoded by the exons ATGGCAGTGAGCGCAGTTCACCTCGAATCAGATGCCTTTTTGGTTTGCATGAGTCATGCATTAAGTACCGAGAAGGAGGAAGTAATGGGACTCTGCATCGGAGAg GTGGATAACAACCGCATCGTCCACATTCATTCTGTTATTATTCTCCGACGCTCAGACAAGAGGAAGGATCGCGTGGAAATCTCGCCTGAGCAGCTATCTTCAGCGGCTACCGAAGCTGAG AGGTTGGCTGAAATGACTGGACGGCCGATGCGTGTAGTTGGTTGGTACCACTCTCACCCCCACATCACTGTGTGGCCATCACATGTGG ATGTAAGGACACAGGCCATGTACCAAATGATGGACCAGGGCTTTGTTGGGCTGATATTCTCCTGCTTCATTGAGGATAAGAACACAAAA ACCGGTCGAGTTCTCTACACCTGCTTCCAGTCTGTGCAAGCCCAGAAAGGCTCTGA GTACGAGAGAATCGAGATCCCAATTCATGTGGTTCCGCACGAGGCCATTGGGAAAGTGTGCCTTGAATCAGCAGTGGAGCTCCCAAGAATCCTCTGCCAGGAAGAGCAGGATACCTACAGAAAGATTCATAG CTTAACTCACCTGGATCCGATCACGAAGATACACAATGGTTCAG TGTTCACTAAGAACCTGTGCAGTCAGATGTCTGCTGTGAGTGGTCCCCTGCTGCAGTGGCTGGAGGACCGTTTGGAGCAGAACAGACAGAGCGTCATTGAGCTGCAGCTGGAGAAGGAGAGACTAACTCAGGAGCTGGCAACCATGTGA